A part of Arachis hypogaea cultivar Tifrunner chromosome 12, arahy.Tifrunner.gnm2.J5K5, whole genome shotgun sequence genomic DNA contains:
- the LOC112727969 gene encoding UPF0481 protein At3g47200, translating to MTPDKNESEWMIPVEVMLGSLDHGEVQACSISRIPDEIRAPKEECYKPRLVSVGPLHRGATRQILLMEEPKWRYAKSFLDRRVVSSNQGQAGGRRRSSEPGTREWGQEILKFDKLVRASYGGDLDLDPHDLAKIMMVDGCFLLELLHKLVEYMNSPPNQSHTFSNDPFLETEEKVQFVLNDISMLENQIPFIVLKKLYNIVFPDKSKVAEDHRVADIMHNAFGYNSKNHRGLAHMLHLMHLSTVEEDNNQEAKRLRQACQELKRCATRLRAAGITIKSTNSNSIGNGSPNGNVNANPSPNNQHKIVDIFDFNISFNEQGKILEIPALHIKETTEARWRNLIAWEQSRIWIRGKYTSYALFFQTLICCEHDLEFLEKKGVIVNEFKKSKDEIMTTFRTISDGVDHMDSSYSDHYKKLNAHQTTLVTKMFHEWPIITWHRCRRVLETLVFYWWNWLAILIRDHIPTVWKFFGVVAAIVLLVLTIMQTYYSAKQTHYAAEQAHNATSGS from the exons ATGACTCCTGACAAG aacgAAAGTGAATGGATGATTCCCGTTGAAGTGATGCTGGGATCTCTTGACCACGGAGAAGTTCAAGCATGCAGCATTTCAAGAATCCCAGACGAGATTCGAGCGCCCAAAGAAGAATGTTACAAGCCAAGGTTGGTCTCAGTAGGACCCTTACACAGGGGAGCCACAAGGCAGATTCTGTTAATGGAAGAACCCAAATGGCGCTACGCCAAGAGCTTCCTTGACCGCAGGGTAGTGTCCAGCAACCAAGGACAAGCCGGAGGACGCAGAAGATCATCAGAACCGGGAACTCGAGAGTGGGGCCAGGAAATTCTCAAGTTTGACAAGTTGGTTCGCGCTTCCTATGGCGGTGACCTCGACTTGGATCCCCACGACCTAGCCAAAATCATGATG GTGGATGGCTGTTTCTTGCTAGAACTTCTCCACAAGCTTGTGGAATACATGAATTCACCACCAAACCAAAGCCATACATTTTCCAATGACCCATTCCTAGAGACAGAGGAGAAGGTgcagtttgtgctgaatgatatTTCCATGCTGGAAAATCAGATCCCTTTCATTGTTCTCAAGAAGTTGTACAATATTGTGTTCCCTGACAAAAGTAAGGTTGCGGAAGATCATCGTGTGGCTGACATCATGCACAATGCCTTTGGTTACAATTCAAAAAACCACCGTGGTTTGGCTCATATGCTTCACTTAATGCATTTGTCCACAGTTGAAGAAGACAACAATCAAGAAGCCAAACGATTGAGACAAGCATGCCAAGAACTAAAGCGATGCGCCACTAGGCTTCGAGCTGCAGGAATAACCATTAAATCAACAAATAGCAACAGCATTGGTAATGGTAGTCCTAATGGTAATGTTAATGCTAATCCTAGTCCTAACAATCAGCATAAGATTGTGGACATATTTGATTTTAACATAAGTTTCAATGAGCAAGGTAAGATACTCGAAATACCGGCTCTGCATATTAAGGAAACAACGGAAGCGAGATGGAGAAACTTGATTGCTTGGGAGCAGAGCAGAATTTGGATAAGAGGCAAGTACACTTCCTATGCTTTGTTCTTCCAAACTTTGATATGCTGTGAGCATGACCTTGAGTTTCTGGAGAAAAAGGGAGTGATAGTGAATGAGTTCAAGAAGAGCAAGGATGAAATTATGACTACGTTTCGCACAATCTCTGATGGTGTTGATCACATGGATTCAAGTTATAGCGACCACTATAAGAAACTTAATGCACACCAGACTACATTGGTCACGAAAATGTTCCACGAATGGCCTATAATCACTTGGCATAGGTGCAGGCGTGTTCTTGAGACTCTTGTGTTCTATTGGTGGAACTGGCTAGCGATCTTGATACGTGATCATATCCCTACAGTATGGAAATTTTTCGGCGTTGTGGCCGCGATTGTGTTGCTTGTTCTCACCATTATGCAGACATATTATTCAGCTAAGCAGACACATTATGCAGCTGAACAGGCACATAATGCAACTAGTGGCTCTTAG
- the LOC112727967 gene encoding uncharacterized protein, with amino-acid sequence MFDPRHLKSAKLLLSSLFIFSAIIFVIHAYSINYHDFLHSATNKEPSENLQAQSHRFKEQIRSTLSNLPLHSIQEENVRIQAGNQNDLVAPLGVTELERIAWFRKNLHKFDILKSNNSTRRFHSRVLEFFSRECEAQFFMTWISPAGSFGVRELMSVESVFKVHPGACLVILSRTLETTDGYTVLKPLLDSRFKVQVVTPDLPILFKGTPAEAWFRELIKGKKDPGEIPLSQNLSNLIRLVVLYKYGGIYIDTDFIVLKPLTGLRNSIGAQSMDLRSKHWTRLNNAVLIFDMKHPLLHEFISEFALTFDGNKWGHNGPYLVSRVIKRLLKRPSFIFKILPPMAFYPADWNKIRGFLRKPKTQTESKWVEAKVLQLCAETYGIHLWNKQSRRLTIEDGSVIGKLALNHCVICNHIFSS; translated from the coding sequence ATGTTTGACCCTAGACACCTTAAAAGTGCCAAGTTACTTTTATCCTCTCTGTTTATATTCTCTGCCATAATTTTTGTTATCCATGCATATAGTATCAATTACCATGATTTCCTACACTCTGCTACAAATAAAGAACCTTCAGAGAATTTGCAAGCTCAGAGTCACAGATTCAAAGAGCAAATAAGATCAACACTTTCTAATCTGCCTTTACACTCCATTCAAGAAGAGAATGTTAGAATTCAAGCTGGAAATCAGAATGATTTGGTTGCTCCACTCGGTGTGACAGAATTAGAGAGAATAGCTTGGTTTCGGAAAAACCTGCACAAGTTTGATATTCTCAAGTCAAACAACTCGACCCGCAGATTTCACAGCAGAGTTCTAGAATTCTTCAGCCGTGAATGCGAGGCTCAGTTTTTCATGACTTGGATTTCGCCAGCAGGCTCGTTTGGTGTAAGAGAATTGATGTCCGTGGAAAGTGTTTTTAAGGTTCATCCCGGCGCATGCCTTGTAATTTTGTCAAGAACTTTGGAGACCACGGACGGCTACACAGTGCTGAAACCGTTGCTCGACAGTAGGTTCAAGGTTCAGGTTGTGACCCCAGACTTGCCTATTCTGTTCAAAGGGACACCGGCCGAAGCTTGGTTTCGTGAGTTAATAAAAGGTAAGAAGGATCCAGGTGAGATTCCTTTGTCACAAAATCTATCTAATCTGATAAGACTTGTAGTGCTCTATAAATATGGTGGAATCTACATAGATACAGACTTTATTGTTCTAAAACCATTAACCGGGTTGCGGAATTCTATCGGAGCACAAAGCATGGATTTAAGATCTAAGCACTGGACTAGATTAAATAATGCTGTTCTGATTTTCGATATGAAACATCCACTTCTTCACGAATTCATTAGTGAATTTGCATTGACTTTTGATGGAAACAAATGGGGGCATAATGGTCCATACCTGGTTTCTAGAGTGATCAAGAGGCTGCTGAAAAGACCCAGTTTCATATTTAAGATCTTGCCACCTATGGCTTTCTATCCAGCTGATTGGAATAAGATAAGGGGGTTTCTCAGGAAGCCGAAAACTCAAACTGAATCGAAATGGGTAGAAGCCAAAGTGCTTCAGCTCTGTGCGGAGACTTATGGGATTCATCTATGGAACAAGCAAAGCAGAAGATTGACAATAGAAGATGGAAGCGTCATAGGAAAACTTGCATTAAATCATTGTGTCATTTGCAACCATATATTTAGTTCTTAG
- the LOC112727968 gene encoding small ribosomal subunit protein bTHXc, whose protein sequence is MVLSSAMASLLLASPPPLSTQLHTSSSSHLSFSHSQTLSSSPLFTSSVSVSHSATTSSSPSPIPSVYCGRGDKKTAKGKRFNHSFGNARPRDKKKGRGPPRLFAPPAPTKKDRFEDNEVVKIEIDESLFTS, encoded by the exons ATGGTGTTATCCTCAGCCATGGCTTCACTGCTTCTAGCTTCACCTCCACCACTCTCCACTCAACTCcacacttcttcctcttctcaccTTTCTTTCTCTCACTCCCAAACCCTCTCCTCTTCACCACTCTTCACTTCTTCTGTTTCCGTTTCACACTCCGCCACaacttcctcttctccttctccaaTCCCTTCTG tttacTGTGGCAGAGGTGACAAGAAAACTGCAAAGGGAAAGCGCTTCAACCATTCATTCGGAAAT GCAAGGCCAAGGGACAAGAAAAAGGGTAGAGGACCACCGAGGCTTTTTGCTCCGCCGGCACCTACGAAGAAGGATCGTTTCGAAGATAATGAAGTGgtgaagattgaaattgatgagtCTCTCTTTACTAGCTGA